A region of Pan troglodytes isolate AG18354 chromosome 23, NHGRI_mPanTro3-v2.0_pri, whole genome shotgun sequence DNA encodes the following proteins:
- the H1-0 gene encoding histone H1.0: MTENSTSAPAAKPKRAKASKKSTDHPKYSDMIVAAIQAEKNRAGSSRQSIQKYIKSHYKVGENADSQIKLSIKRLVTTGVLKQTKGVGASGSFRLAKSDEPKKSVAFKKTKKEIKKVATPKKASKPKKAASKAPTKKPKATPVKKAKKKLAATPKKAKKPKTVKAKPVKASKPKKAKPVKPKAKSSAKRAGKKK, translated from the coding sequence ATGACCGAGAATTCCACGTCCGCCCCTGCGGCCAAGCCCAAGCGGGCCAAGGCCTCCAAGAAGTCCACAGACCACCCCAAGTATTCAGACATGATCGTGGCTGCTATCCAGGCCGAGAAGAACCGCGCTGGCTCCTCGCGCCAGTCCATTCAGAAGTATATCAAGAGCCACTACAAGGTGGGTGAGAACGCTGACTCGCAGATCAAGTTGTCCATCAAGCGCCTGGTCACCACCGGTGTCCTCAAGCAGACCAAAGGGGTGGGGGCCTCGGGGTCCTTCCGGCTAGCCAAGAGCGACGAGCCCAAGAAGTCAGTGGCCTTCAAGAAGACCAAGAAGGAAATCAAGAAGGTAGCCACGCCAAAGAAGGCATCCAAGCCCAAGAAGGCTGCCTCCAAAGCCCCAACCAAGAAACCCAAAGCCACCCCAGTCAAGAAAGCCAAGAAGAAGCTGGCTGCCACACCCAAGAAAGCCAAAAAACCCAAGACTGTCAAAGCCAAGCCGGTCAAGGCATCCAAGCCCAAAAAGGCCAAACCAGTGAAACCCAAAGCAAAGTCCAGTGCCAAGAGGGCCGGCAAGAAGAAGTGA